A single Paenibacillus kribbensis DNA region contains:
- a CDS encoding CidB/LrgB family autolysis modulator yields MIGLLCIVLTLAIYWMAKRMYRTLPKVYMSPLLITPVVIILILTLTGVNYRSYNSGAHLLSTLLQPATIAFAVPLYRNFPVLKKHASQIVFSVLSGSVVAVLSSMALAKWMHLDSSLLSSLIPRSITTPIAMNVSQTIGGNPTVTAVFVILTGLSGLIIGPMIVKLFRIENEVSRGVLLGTGAHGTGTSKAFEFSSLTGTISSISMVLAALFTLAAAPFLFHLML; encoded by the coding sequence ATGATCGGTCTTCTATGTATTGTATTGACACTCGCTATTTACTGGATGGCCAAACGTATGTATCGCACCCTGCCCAAGGTGTATATGTCTCCATTGCTTATTACACCCGTTGTTATCATTTTGATTTTGACGCTGACGGGCGTGAACTACCGTTCCTATAATTCGGGTGCGCACTTGCTGTCCACGCTGCTGCAACCAGCTACGATTGCATTTGCTGTTCCTTTGTACCGCAACTTTCCTGTATTGAAGAAGCATGCGTCCCAAATCGTATTTAGTGTGCTGTCAGGCTCCGTTGTAGCTGTATTGTCCTCCATGGCTCTTGCCAAATGGATGCATCTGGACTCGTCGCTGCTCAGCAGCCTGATTCCCCGCTCCATTACGACACCCATTGCCATGAATGTATCACAAACGATTGGCGGCAATCCAACCGTCACGGCTGTATTCGTTATTTTGACCGGCTTGAGTGGTCTCATTATTGGTCCGATGATCGTCAAGCTGTTCCGTATCGAAAATGAAGTCTCGCGCGGGGTACTGCTCGGTACCGGTGCTCATGGCACTGGCACCTCCAAAGCATTTGAATTCAGCTCGCTGACAGGTACAATCTCCAGCATCTCTATGGTGCTCGCCGCTCTCTTTACGTTGGCGGCTGCGCCGTTCCTGTTCCACCTGATGCTGTAA
- a CDS encoding aspartyl-phosphate phosphatase Spo0E family protein — protein sequence MNLEQLEKLMEKERRELNRMANLHGLKDERVLDKSSRLDRIMDKYLHTKRAVNQNNQAHS from the coding sequence TTGAACCTCGAACAATTGGAAAAACTCATGGAAAAAGAACGCCGCGAATTGAATCGCATGGCTAACTTACACGGATTAAAGGATGAACGAGTATTGGACAAATCCTCCAGGCTTGACCGAATTATGGACAAATACCTTCACACCAAGCGAGCGGTAAACCAAAACAATCAGGCACATTCATAG
- a CDS encoding diguanylate cyclase — protein MVNYYSLALIFYRNIEMRLITLFSTVSNSHYSIKDRVMLKELINNFALLTSFLFFGNLLSRKYERYLEKHKYIHRVMNGLMLGLFGILLMMTGLWINGHFVVDLRQLAIIISVYMGGTISGLLTALIISLYRIYITGGWTDVSLTATVNCFMTLGISLIFLRGKSLTLRKWMSAVLGAAVISLLSAFFVVNPPDNETIIIVITVRLLGGLFTYFMMSHIKKTERAIHLLEEAANRDHLTGLYSPRAFDALFEEVFHTSKATKQPFGLVMLDIDHFKKINDTYGHLNGDTVLSQLGILLNREFTIRAYPSRKGGEEFAILIGDCDSQKAASLAEKIRKAVEHGPFQLNDGTIVPLTVSVGAGSFPAITADKLLEKVDDALYEAKRSGRNRVELAKP, from the coding sequence GTGGTCAATTACTATTCACTCGCACTTATTTTTTACCGAAATATAGAAATGAGACTTATTACTTTATTCTCAACAGTGTCCAACTCACATTACAGCATAAAGGATAGGGTTATGTTAAAAGAATTAATTAACAATTTCGCTTTATTAACAAGCTTCTTATTCTTTGGGAATTTGCTATCACGAAAATACGAGCGTTACCTGGAAAAACATAAATATATCCATCGGGTAATGAACGGCTTAATGTTGGGACTGTTTGGTATTCTTTTAATGATGACCGGTTTATGGATCAACGGGCATTTTGTGGTCGATCTGCGCCAATTGGCTATTATCATATCTGTTTATATGGGAGGAACCATATCCGGTCTGTTGACCGCCCTGATCATAAGCCTGTACCGTATTTACATCACCGGTGGTTGGACAGATGTTTCTCTGACCGCTACTGTCAATTGCTTCATGACACTTGGCATTTCACTTATCTTCCTTCGAGGAAAATCCCTAACACTCCGCAAATGGATGTCAGCCGTGCTTGGAGCTGCTGTTATATCGCTGTTATCTGCTTTCTTTGTGGTTAATCCTCCTGATAATGAAACGATTATAATAGTCATAACCGTTAGATTGCTTGGTGGCCTGTTCACTTATTTTATGATGTCCCATATCAAAAAAACAGAACGGGCCATTCATCTGCTCGAAGAGGCTGCGAATCGGGACCATTTAACCGGATTATACAGTCCGCGCGCTTTCGATGCGCTATTTGAAGAGGTCTTTCATACTTCCAAGGCTACTAAACAACCCTTTGGACTCGTGATGCTGGATATTGACCATTTTAAAAAAATTAATGATACTTATGGTCATTTGAACGGCGATACTGTCTTGAGCCAATTAGGAATTCTGTTAAACCGGGAGTTTACAATAAGAGCATACCCCTCGCGAAAAGGCGGCGAAGAATTTGCCATTCTGATTGGAGATTGCGACAGCCAGAAGGCAGCAAGCCTTGCCGAGAAGATTCGAAAAGCTGTGGAACATGGACCATTCCAACTGAATGACGGAACCATCGTTCCCCTGACAGTATCTGTCGGAGCAGGCAGTTTTCCTGCCATTACAGCGGATAAATTATTGGAGAAAGTGGATGACGCTCTATATGAGGCCAAACGTTCAGGGCGCAATCGGGTAGAGCTGGCAAAACCATGA
- a CDS encoding pentapeptide repeat-containing protein, with amino-acid sequence MFFYANEVYENRDFGSMDAREGEWTNCEFTRCRFRGVEMNESLMEGCTFVDCDFTGAILNASHYKESAFTNCLFTSANLFVARFDNCKLVGSDFAGANMDGITITGGDWSYTNLRHADLRKQDLRKIRFKEADLSECNLEKADLREADLTHARLHKAHLQGTDLRGAKMDGVNFKDLNITGAKLDMQQAVAVARSYGAKVEG; translated from the coding sequence ATGTTCTTTTATGCAAATGAGGTTTATGAAAACCGTGATTTTGGCTCGATGGATGCCAGGGAAGGCGAGTGGACGAATTGTGAGTTTACCCGATGCCGTTTTCGAGGGGTGGAGATGAATGAGTCGCTCATGGAAGGCTGCACTTTTGTGGACTGTGATTTTACCGGAGCCATTCTGAATGCCTCTCATTACAAGGAGTCTGCTTTTACAAATTGTCTATTCACCAGTGCCAATTTGTTTGTAGCCCGGTTTGACAACTGCAAGCTGGTGGGCTCAGATTTTGCGGGGGCCAATATGGACGGGATTACGATTACGGGTGGAGACTGGTCTTACACGAACCTGCGTCATGCGGATTTAAGGAAGCAGGATTTGCGAAAAATACGCTTCAAAGAAGCAGACCTGTCCGAATGTAATTTGGAAAAGGCAGATTTGCGCGAAGCGGATCTTACTCACGCAAGATTGCATAAAGCACATCTTCAGGGAACGGACCTGCGTGGCGCGAAGATGGATGGTGTGAATTTTAAAGATTTGAATATCACTGGAGCCAAGCTGGATATGCAGCAGGCCGTAGCCGTGGCTCGATCCTATGGAGCGAAGGTGGAAGGGTAA
- a CDS encoding nucleoside hydrolase, with protein MSQTNVYFNHDGGVDDLVSLFMLLQMEQVHLTGVSVIPADGYLEPATDASRKIIDRFGQNKGPVEVAKSNSRGKNPFPAAWRIHSFYVDALPVLNESGRMEAPLSSLPAHQHLIEKVRGAEGKTLLLFTGPLTDLARALDEAPDIEAKIEKLVWMGGTFEKGNVEEPEHDGTAEWNVFWDPEAAYRVWQSGITIDLVALESTSKVPLTPAVRNRWAAERRYEGVDFLGNCYAGCPPLVYSETNSTYFLWDVLTTASVGRPDIVKKKTVHCSVIAEGPSQGRTVEQAEGRPVNLVYDTDPEAFFTYMTDLAKQAAPKRY; from the coding sequence ATGAGTCAGACAAACGTTTATTTTAATCATGATGGTGGAGTAGATGATCTGGTATCCCTGTTTATGCTGCTTCAGATGGAGCAGGTTCATTTGACCGGAGTATCTGTTATTCCAGCGGATGGCTACCTGGAGCCCGCAACGGATGCCAGCCGTAAAATTATTGATCGTTTTGGACAAAATAAAGGGCCTGTGGAAGTTGCTAAATCCAATTCACGCGGTAAGAATCCATTTCCTGCCGCTTGGCGTATACATTCCTTTTATGTGGATGCATTACCGGTGTTGAATGAATCGGGGCGCATGGAAGCGCCGCTTTCATCCCTGCCGGCTCATCAACATCTGATCGAAAAGGTGCGCGGAGCCGAGGGTAAAACGCTGTTGCTGTTTACCGGACCGCTAACCGATCTGGCACGTGCGCTGGATGAGGCACCGGACATTGAAGCCAAGATTGAAAAGCTGGTATGGATGGGCGGCACCTTTGAAAAAGGGAATGTAGAGGAGCCAGAGCATGACGGCACAGCAGAGTGGAATGTGTTCTGGGACCCCGAAGCGGCTTACCGTGTATGGCAAAGCGGCATTACGATTGATCTGGTGGCACTGGAAAGCACAAGCAAAGTACCATTGACGCCAGCCGTACGCAACCGTTGGGCTGCCGAGCGCCGCTATGAGGGCGTGGATTTTCTGGGCAATTGCTACGCAGGCTGTCCGCCGCTCGTTTATAGTGAAACGAATTCAACATACTTTCTGTGGGATGTTCTGACCACTGCATCTGTCGGACGCCCGGACATTGTCAAGAAAAAGACGGTGCATTGCAGCGTCATCGCTGAAGGTCCAAGCCAGGGCAGAACGGTGGAGCAGGCGGAAGGTCGTCCTGTAAACCTGGTATATGATACAGACCCGGAAGCCTTTTTTACGTATATGACAGATTTAGCCAAGCAGGCTGCTCCCAAACGTTACTAA
- a CDS encoding aspartyl-phosphate phosphatase Spo0E family protein, which translates to MVSNLNEPGDSLHAIIEKLRRELISKAQYTSFTDPSIIELSQRLDHYVVLAQLKKKGNYN; encoded by the coding sequence ATGGTGTCCAATCTGAACGAACCCGGGGATAGTTTACATGCCATCATTGAAAAATTGCGCAGAGAGCTTATTTCAAAGGCACAGTACACCTCATTTACCGACCCTTCCATTATAGAGTTAAGCCAACGTCTGGATCATTATGTAGTCCTTGCTCAACTGAAAAAAAAGGGCAACTACAACTAA
- a CDS encoding NADase-type glycan-binding domain-containing protein yields the protein MRYIKAALIIVFSVLLSACTATTGGDIVTSSQSPNIPSSNEVKVNQDAAKGTEKKASWLLNGQEGVEDRVQFLTNLDDSTGKTNIRIDDLIDTMQTREERIKYHGSQVYVGEITSDGSHMAIIRDVYGEQPEESLIIEVYNLDAEVKEREFKLPPTAQYPVVSSDLRKYLYVMNGHLYLYDAISKRTTEVKNEKGKADVSNISHGQGVFSPDNTKFYFVDDQSGIVMLDLSGDSGTKRLLAGTDVSGIMQWGQGNKLIYSTYKNDHTFINNIYSLDIHTGKVQFITKNEGDFILSPDQKKLVLSDDEVVKMFMIDVASGKKEDISSIMDGEGSWVVPIQWIETKINYMKYSNKVEVKKITASSTLPNQGNRSFSVNNLTDDNNLTPWCEGSKTGGVGETVTLDLGSTQEVRGIEMVDGTMWVNNKYLDMNTIQKMKLDFSDGQSLVLENNDTRFKFDEPIRTSFVKITILEVKKGADLPNTCIGELKLL from the coding sequence ATGCGTTATATAAAAGCGGCTTTGATTATTGTATTTTCAGTGCTGTTGTCTGCATGTACAGCAACCACAGGGGGGGACATTGTTACATCTTCGCAGTCCCCCAATATACCATCAAGTAATGAAGTTAAGGTAAATCAGGATGCTGCAAAGGGGACTGAAAAGAAGGCAAGTTGGCTTTTAAATGGTCAAGAAGGAGTAGAAGATCGAGTTCAATTCTTAACCAATTTAGATGATTCTACTGGAAAAACTAATATCCGTATCGACGACCTGATTGACACCATGCAAACTCGGGAAGAACGTATAAAATATCACGGCTCACAAGTATATGTTGGAGAAATAACAAGTGACGGCAGTCACATGGCGATTATAAGAGATGTTTATGGGGAGCAACCAGAGGAGTCACTCATTATTGAAGTGTACAATCTGGATGCGGAAGTAAAAGAGCGAGAGTTTAAATTGCCGCCAACTGCTCAATATCCTGTTGTCTCTTCTGATTTACGTAAATATTTATATGTAATGAACGGGCATTTGTATTTATATGATGCAATAAGTAAACGAACTACAGAAGTGAAGAATGAAAAGGGCAAAGCAGACGTGAGCAATATTTCTCATGGTCAAGGAGTGTTTTCACCAGATAACACCAAGTTTTATTTTGTGGATGATCAGTCAGGGATCGTAATGCTTGATCTGTCTGGCGATAGTGGTACAAAACGCCTGCTTGCAGGCACTGATGTCTCGGGTATTATGCAATGGGGTCAGGGGAATAAACTTATTTATAGCACTTATAAAAATGACCATACTTTCATAAACAATATTTATTCACTAGATATACACACTGGAAAAGTACAGTTTATAACTAAAAATGAGGGTGATTTTATTTTATCCCCCGATCAAAAAAAATTAGTACTGTCAGATGATGAGGTTGTAAAAATGTTCATGATTGATGTAGCTAGTGGAAAAAAAGAGGATATTTCGTCCATTATGGATGGTGAAGGAAGTTGGGTTGTTCCAATACAGTGGATCGAAACAAAAATCAATTATATGAAGTATAGCAACAAGGTCGAAGTGAAAAAAATTACGGCCTCTTCCACACTGCCTAATCAGGGGAATCGTTCTTTTAGTGTGAACAATTTAACGGACGATAATAATTTAACCCCTTGGTGTGAAGGATCTAAGACAGGCGGAGTAGGAGAAACGGTAACATTAGATTTGGGTTCAACTCAAGAGGTCAGAGGTATAGAGATGGTTGATGGCACTATGTGGGTTAACAATAAGTATTTAGACATGAATACAATCCAAAAAATGAAGCTTGATTTCTCGGATGGACAATCATTAGTGCTTGAGAACAATGATACACGTTTCAAGTTTGATGAACCTATACGAACTTCTTTCGTTAAGATTACCATCCTGGAAGTGAAAAAGGGCGCGGACCTCCCAAATACTTGTATAGGTGAGCTGAAGTTATTATGA
- a CDS encoding ATP-dependent DNA helicase gives MTGTGDRMKEAIHISVRPLVEYVHRSGSIHSGFRSNSSMLEGTRVHQVIQKGYREHDRKEVYLRTEIPYQDALFIVEGRCDGLIQLDGVWTVDEIKSISLPLEEIQGDGQPVHWAQAFLYAYMIAREEQHHTMQVQLTYVQAHSEDIRRFRRQLSFAELESFAQEMIAGYAPYAFLLRAHAEKRDASIGTLDFPFDTYRSGQRTLAGSVYKTIAEGVNLFAKAPTGIGKTISTLFPAIKAIGEGVVSRVYYVTARTTTRAAAEEAYAKMQTQGLHVHVVTLTAKDKICFKDENDCDAGACSMCEGYYDRINGAVSDILANETLMTRAVIEHYARKHRVCPFEFSLDVAYASDGIISDYNYVFDPRISLKRLLEEHKRKGVVLVDEAHNLVERGREMFSAEMLKSPFLELKREFKLLSPETAAAASAVNAHMITLRKLHADAGKAVEASAPQELLELLVPFVEAAERELVTRGSVSGAQHASSTGAAYAMLLDTYFAAQNMLRIAALYDERYVTYIRAGIEAGRSEVRVKLFCLDPSHLLGQAIKGYRSTIYFSATLTPLAYYRDMLGAKEEDYTLQVPSPFHQEQWDVRLLPLSIRYRDRERSKGAIVNMLAGLAEERKGNILVFFPSYPYLREVYEEFMIRDVPADTLVQSPGMTEPERDRFLEAFQPGQERTLLGFAVLGGVFAEGVDLPGDRLNGVVVVGVGLPQIGAERDVLREYFAEQGRNGFNYAYVYPGMNKVLQAGGRLIRTEQDEGLLVLVDDRFAKEPYASLLPEEWRSYRLVEQAGLGKEWTDYEF, from the coding sequence ATGACCGGAACGGGTGATCGTATGAAGGAAGCAATTCACATATCAGTGCGTCCACTTGTGGAATATGTGCATCGGAGCGGTAGCATTCACAGTGGTTTCCGCTCCAACAGCAGTATGCTGGAAGGAACTCGCGTGCATCAGGTAATCCAGAAAGGCTATAGGGAGCATGACCGCAAAGAGGTATATTTGCGCACGGAAATTCCATATCAGGATGCATTGTTTATTGTCGAAGGCCGCTGTGACGGGTTGATTCAGCTGGATGGTGTATGGACGGTTGATGAGATCAAGTCGATATCTCTGCCCCTGGAAGAAATTCAGGGGGATGGTCAACCTGTACATTGGGCGCAAGCGTTCTTATACGCTTATATGATTGCTCGTGAGGAGCAGCATCATACCATGCAGGTACAGCTTACTTATGTACAGGCACACAGTGAAGACATTCGCCGATTTAGGCGGCAGCTGTCCTTTGCTGAACTGGAATCCTTTGCACAGGAGATGATTGCCGGCTATGCACCCTATGCATTTCTGCTGAGAGCGCATGCGGAGAAGCGGGATGCCAGTATTGGCACGTTGGACTTTCCCTTTGACACGTATCGTTCTGGCCAGCGGACTCTCGCGGGTTCGGTGTACAAAACGATTGCTGAAGGGGTCAACCTGTTTGCCAAAGCGCCCACGGGTATCGGTAAAACAATATCCACCTTGTTTCCTGCCATCAAGGCCATCGGCGAAGGGGTGGTGAGCCGGGTATATTATGTGACGGCTCGTACCACGACCCGCGCAGCAGCAGAAGAAGCGTATGCCAAAATGCAGACTCAAGGGCTGCATGTGCACGTGGTGACCTTGACTGCAAAGGATAAAATTTGCTTTAAGGATGAAAATGATTGTGATGCCGGAGCATGCAGCATGTGCGAGGGCTATTATGACCGAATCAACGGTGCGGTGTCCGATATTTTAGCCAATGAGACATTAATGACTCGGGCGGTGATTGAGCATTATGCGCGCAAGCATAGGGTATGTCCCTTTGAATTTTCACTGGATGTAGCGTATGCCTCGGATGGTATAATCAGTGATTATAACTATGTTTTCGACCCGCGTATTTCTTTGAAGAGATTGCTGGAGGAGCACAAGCGAAAAGGCGTTGTATTGGTGGACGAGGCGCATAACCTGGTGGAACGCGGCCGGGAAATGTTTTCGGCGGAAATGCTGAAGTCGCCTTTTCTGGAGCTGAAAAGGGAATTTAAACTGCTCAGCCCGGAGACTGCCGCGGCTGCGAGCGCAGTGAACGCGCATATGATTACGCTGCGTAAATTGCATGCGGATGCAGGAAAAGCAGTGGAGGCGTCCGCACCGCAAGAGTTGCTGGAGCTGCTGGTGCCATTTGTGGAAGCAGCCGAACGTGAACTGGTAACGAGGGGCAGCGTGAGCGGTGCCCAGCATGCGAGCAGTACAGGTGCAGCTTATGCGATGCTTCTGGATACGTACTTTGCCGCTCAAAATATGCTGCGAATTGCCGCATTGTACGATGAACGCTACGTTACCTATATTAGAGCGGGTATTGAAGCGGGACGCAGTGAAGTGCGGGTCAAGCTATTTTGCCTTGATCCTTCGCATTTGCTCGGACAGGCTATTAAGGGCTATCGCTCAACTATATATTTCTCCGCAACATTGACGCCGCTTGCTTATTACCGGGACATGCTGGGAGCGAAGGAGGAGGACTATACGCTGCAGGTTCCCTCTCCCTTCCATCAGGAGCAATGGGATGTACGTCTATTGCCGCTCTCTATCCGTTATCGGGACCGCGAGCGCTCAAAGGGAGCGATTGTGAATATGCTGGCCGGACTGGCAGAGGAACGTAAAGGGAACATCCTCGTGTTTTTCCCGTCCTATCCGTATCTGCGTGAGGTATACGAGGAGTTTATGATTCGGGATGTGCCGGCAGATACGTTGGTGCAAAGTCCGGGTATGACCGAACCGGAGCGCGATCGCTTTCTGGAGGCATTCCAGCCTGGACAGGAGCGCACCTTGCTCGGCTTCGCCGTGCTGGGTGGTGTATTTGCCGAAGGGGTCGACTTACCGGGAGATCGCTTGAACGGGGTCGTGGTTGTTGGTGTTGGATTGCCGCAAATCGGCGCAGAGCGGGATGTGCTGCGCGAATACTTTGCGGAGCAAGGACGGAACGGCTTTAACTATGCGTATGTATACCCTGGGATGAATAAAGTCCTTCAGGCAGGAGGCAGACTTATCCGTACAGAGCAGGACGAAGGCCTGCTGGTTCTGGTAGATGATCGATTTGCCAAGGAGCCGTATGCTTCTTTGCTGCCGGAGGAATGGAGGAGCTATCGTTTGGTGGAACAAGCGGGATTAGGGAAGGAATGGACAGACTATGAATTTTAA
- a CDS encoding CidA/LrgA family protein → MKSFIRGVLQIAVLMAFSLILNAAVSWLHLPVPGSIVGMVILFILLQTGLVRLSWIEVGANWLLAELLLFFIPSAVGVMNYWPMLEHDGMSIMLVVLLGTFLVMACTGMVASLLGKRKEHKSS, encoded by the coding sequence ATGAAAAGCTTCATACGCGGTGTCCTCCAGATTGCCGTCCTGATGGCCTTTTCACTCATCCTGAACGCGGCAGTTTCCTGGCTCCACCTGCCTGTACCCGGTAGCATTGTCGGTATGGTAATCCTTTTTATTCTGCTGCAAACCGGTTTGGTCCGACTAAGCTGGATTGAGGTTGGCGCGAACTGGCTGCTGGCCGAGCTGCTATTATTCTTTATTCCCTCCGCTGTCGGTGTTATGAATTATTGGCCGATGCTGGAACACGATGGTATGAGTATTATGCTGGTAGTATTGCTTGGCACCTTTCTGGTGATGGCCTGCACGGGTATGGTCGCCAGTCTGCTTGGTAAACGAAAGGAGCACAAATCATCATGA
- a CDS encoding MarR family winged helix-turn-helix transcriptional regulator, translated as MNFNFHNDSIRGVLRRFGQEEAEVDNMETFVTFARLASSIFREMDTDLTRLGASQGRVIVLSLLHFYAPHRMTPSELAEKADVTRGTMTGLIDGLERDDMIERVAHESDGRMVTIGLKEAGRELLRTVGPYYTKLIRSCMAEFTAQDHETMKTLLGKMKSGFERSFPKS; from the coding sequence ATGAATTTTAATTTTCATAATGACTCCATACGCGGGGTGCTGCGCCGTTTTGGTCAAGAGGAGGCCGAAGTGGACAATATGGAGACTTTCGTGACTTTTGCGCGCTTGGCTAGCAGTATTTTCAGAGAAATGGATACGGATCTTACCAGGCTGGGGGCCTCACAGGGTCGGGTCATTGTCCTGAGCCTGCTACATTTTTATGCACCGCATCGAATGACGCCATCGGAGCTGGCTGAAAAGGCTGATGTCACACGGGGAACCATGACAGGGCTGATTGATGGGCTGGAGCGGGATGATATGATCGAGCGCGTGGCTCACGAGAGTGACGGACGGATGGTGACCATCGGATTAAAGGAGGCCGGACGAGAGCTGCTGAGAACGGTAGGTCCTTATTACACCAAGCTGATCCGGTCATGTATGGCGGAGTTTACAGCACAGGATCATGAGACGATGAAGACCTTGCTTGGGAAAATGAAAAGCGGCTTTGAGCGGTCCTTTCCGAAAAGCTGA
- the cidR gene encoding cidABC operon transcriptional activator CidR — MDIRHLQYFLEVARLRSFTKAAQSMFITQPTISKTIKSLEDELGVTLFDRIGKRIELTDAGKVIELQAQAIVKSFQSLSSELSDLMNLKKGHIRIGLPPMVGSSFFPSVIGEFHKAYPDVTIQLFEDGAKKVERDVGAGVLDIGVIVLPASEDMFETFLFVEEKLNLLVHPTHALAECKEVPLSALAEEAFVLFREDFTLHDRIIAECVRAGFQPRVVYESSQWDLISEMVAANLGIALLPEAICRDLDSERLRILPLVDPVIPWHLGMIWQKDRYLSFAAREWISFTQELLRTEYGSK, encoded by the coding sequence TTGGATATCCGACATTTACAATATTTTTTAGAAGTCGCGCGGCTGCGCAGCTTTACAAAGGCGGCCCAGAGCATGTTCATTACACAGCCGACGATCAGTAAGACGATTAAAAGCCTGGAGGATGAGCTGGGTGTTACCTTGTTCGATCGAATTGGTAAAAGAATCGAGCTGACGGATGCGGGGAAGGTGATTGAGCTTCAGGCTCAAGCGATTGTGAAGTCCTTTCAAAGCTTGTCCTCGGAGCTGAGTGATTTGATGAACCTGAAAAAAGGGCATATCCGTATCGGCCTGCCGCCGATGGTTGGATCAAGCTTTTTTCCGAGTGTCATTGGGGAGTTTCACAAGGCCTATCCCGATGTGACCATTCAATTGTTCGAGGACGGAGCGAAGAAAGTGGAGCGGGACGTAGGAGCCGGGGTATTGGATATCGGAGTGATTGTGCTGCCTGCAAGTGAAGATATGTTTGAGACGTTTCTATTTGTGGAGGAAAAGTTGAATCTGCTCGTTCACCCTACGCATGCATTGGCTGAGTGCAAGGAGGTACCGTTATCCGCGCTGGCGGAGGAAGCGTTTGTGCTGTTCCGCGAGGATTTTACGCTGCATGATCGTATCATTGCGGAGTGTGTCCGTGCCGGCTTTCAGCCGCGTGTAGTCTATGAAAGCTCACAATGGGATCTCATCAGTGAAATGGTTGCTGCGAACCTGGGGATAGCGCTATTGCCGGAAGCCATTTGCCGGGATCTGGATTCCGAGCGCTTGCGTATTCTTCCGTTGGTGGACCCCGTCATCCCCTGGCATTTGGGAATGATCTGGCAGAAGGATCGTTACCTGTCCTTTGCAGCCAGAGAATGGATATCGTTCACGCAGGAGCTGCTGCGGACGGAGTATGGCAGCAAGTAG